One window of Prochlorococcus marinus XMU1405 genomic DNA carries:
- the xth gene encoding exodeoxyribonuclease III, whose protein sequence is MLIATWNVNSIRTRLSQIIDWINKTNPDILCLQETKVMDDSFPIEPFEKLGYSVEVYGQKSYNGVAIISKLKPENVKKGFYGCTNFDQNIGIFLDQKRLISADINGIKIINVYVPNGSSLESSKFEYKINWLNCLSSFLDDQEKKGTLMCLMGDFNIAPSNLDINDPKKYEGGIMASEIERNALNNVLKKRLIDSFRIFEQNTGHWSWWDYRNNAFELNKGWRIDHIYISKELSSKLKSCVIDSSPRGNLRPSDHAPVMIDLNLNDINVDFFEDEDNFFEI, encoded by the coding sequence TTGTTAATAGCAACTTGGAATGTTAACTCTATAAGAACCAGACTTTCACAAATTATAGATTGGATTAATAAAACCAATCCAGATATTCTATGTTTGCAGGAAACAAAAGTGATGGATGATAGCTTCCCTATTGAACCTTTTGAAAAATTAGGATACTCAGTAGAGGTCTACGGACAAAAATCATACAATGGTGTAGCTATTATTTCTAAATTAAAGCCAGAAAATGTAAAAAAAGGATTTTACGGTTGTACCAACTTTGATCAAAATATCGGAATTTTCCTAGATCAAAAAAGATTGATTTCTGCTGATATTAATGGTATTAAAATCATAAATGTTTACGTGCCAAACGGTTCTTCTCTAGAATCTAGTAAGTTCGAGTACAAAATTAATTGGTTAAATTGTTTATCTTCATTTTTGGATGACCAAGAAAAAAAAGGAACATTAATGTGTCTTATGGGCGATTTTAATATTGCTCCGTCTAACTTGGATATTAATGATCCAAAGAAATATGAAGGTGGAATAATGGCATCTGAGATAGAGAGAAATGCACTAAATAATGTTCTGAAAAAAAGATTAATAGATTCGTTCAGGATTTTTGAACAAAATACTGGCCATTGGAGTTGGTGGGATTACCGTAACAACGCATTTGAATTAAATAAGGGTTGGAGAATAGACCATATATATATCAGCAAAGAACTTTCATCAAAACTAAAAAGTTGTGTCATAGACAGCTCACCTAGGGGTAATTTGCGTCCAAGTGATCATGCCCCAGTAATGATAGATCTTAACTTAAACGACATAAATGTAGATTTTTTTGAGGATGAGGATAATTTCTTCGAAATATAA
- the larC gene encoding nickel pincer cofactor biosynthesis protein LarC, giving the protein MDDVLIECSPGISGDMLLGAFYDLGVPKKVIEQPLIDLGLKDLYQLDFMESKSCSIRGIKAKVENIDCSPSKRTWRSIKELILNGHLEDKLKKIIYEVFESLAIAEGKVHGIKCDDVHFHEIGAIDSLVDIIGVCAALNYLNPKRVYCNEPMLGKGFVQTEHGKLSIPPPAVIELIRQKNIKVLSNRDLTEGELSTPTGIALIANLVDDLEPPLKFSVNSYGVGIGNLKFPFPNLVRVYKITSFKSYSINDNEQISPKCEEISIQEAWIDDQTPEDISNFVETLRIEGAYDVSYQAINMKKNRIGFSIQVILPIEKKEFFRRLWFDYSSTIGVRERTQSRWILLRRRGECLTKFGNIKVKQTLNPDGSINMKPENDEVLRLKLKHKISTYEIRKVIKESSKKFKAFENWK; this is encoded by the coding sequence ATGGATGATGTTTTAATTGAATGTTCTCCTGGTATCTCTGGAGATATGTTGTTAGGAGCTTTTTATGATTTAGGGGTTCCTAAAAAAGTTATTGAACAGCCACTTATTGATCTTGGATTAAAGGATTTATATCAACTAGATTTTATGGAATCAAAAAGTTGTTCAATCCGAGGCATTAAGGCAAAGGTTGAGAATATTGATTGTAGTCCCAGTAAAAGAACTTGGAGAAGTATTAAGGAACTTATTTTAAATGGCCACTTAGAAGATAAATTAAAAAAAATAATTTATGAAGTATTTGAATCTTTAGCAATTGCAGAAGGAAAAGTTCATGGCATTAAATGTGATGATGTTCATTTTCACGAAATTGGAGCTATAGATTCATTGGTGGATATCATTGGGGTATGTGCTGCATTGAATTACTTAAATCCAAAGAGGGTATATTGTAATGAACCAATGTTGGGGAAAGGTTTTGTTCAAACTGAACATGGAAAATTATCCATACCACCTCCAGCGGTAATAGAGCTAATAAGACAAAAAAATATTAAGGTTTTATCAAATCGTGACCTAACAGAGGGCGAACTCTCAACACCAACTGGTATTGCTTTAATTGCTAATTTAGTCGACGATCTAGAACCTCCTTTAAAATTTTCTGTTAACTCTTATGGAGTAGGAATAGGTAACCTAAAATTCCCATTCCCTAATTTGGTAAGAGTTTATAAAATTACTTCATTTAAAAGTTATTCTATTAACGATAATGAACAAATTAGTCCAAAGTGTGAAGAGATATCTATTCAAGAAGCATGGATTGATGATCAAACACCTGAAGACATATCTAATTTTGTGGAGACACTGAGAATTGAGGGGGCTTACGACGTTTCCTATCAAGCTATCAATATGAAAAAAAATAGGATTGGATTTTCTATTCAAGTAATCTTGCCCATTGAGAAAAAAGAATTTTTTAGGCGATTATGGTTTGATTATTCCAGCACTATTGGGGTTCGTGAAAGGACCCAATCTAGGTGGATATTACTTAGACGTAGAGGAGAATGTTTAACGAAATTTGGAAATATAAAAGTTAAACAAACTTTGAACCCCGATGGATCAATAAATATGAAACCAGAAAATGATGAGGTTTTGAGATTAAAATTAAAGCATAAAATATCAACTTATGAAATAAGAAAAGTTATAAAAGAGTCAAGTAAAAAATTTAAAGCATTTGAAAACTGGAAATGA
- a CDS encoding ABC transporter permease has translation MKIRIKGFKKTLTELNFLYFISFIVSLLVIIPISNFLLEGIDYIVSGNFSLGIAGGEEVLGTLKVLILTSFFGGGLGTLNGWLLSNCDFKFRKVLRICQLVPLAAPAYLITAILQDLGSIFGYQVTGLWWGVLILSISTYPYVFILANESFNKFGVNQINASRGLGVGPWSSFFKIAFPMALPALITGISLMCMEVMNELGTFALLNIPSISTGIAENWIIEGNPKSAIGLSLVALLIIFTLIIFEKLSRKKSKRWSENPASKDSQGWELNKTKAFLAIIISLFPPIFSFGIPCFWVLLNIDLIQKGLSIELLSLSLRTISLGLLTALIAMLFSLIISLVRRPNKSFLLGLITNLAGIGYAIPGTVLALSLISISSSKFNFIAICLLIWGYLVRFLTISKGSIDSSLERISPSLDEAALGLGENWLGIIKRIHLPLLQGPIFVGSLLVFVDTIKELPITFILRPFDFDTLSVRIYQYAGDERMVEAIFPAILIMTLGLIASMTLIPSLEKKH, from the coding sequence TTGAAAATACGCATTAAAGGGTTTAAAAAAACATTAACAGAATTAAATTTTCTTTATTTCATTTCGTTTATTGTTTCACTTTTAGTAATCATTCCAATTTCCAATTTTCTTCTAGAGGGAATTGATTACATTGTTAGTGGAAATTTTTCATTAGGTATTGCTGGAGGAGAAGAGGTATTAGGCACTTTAAAAGTTCTAATACTGACAAGTTTTTTTGGTGGCGGGTTAGGAACTTTGAATGGATGGTTACTTTCAAATTGTGATTTTAAGTTCAGAAAAGTTCTCCGTATTTGTCAGCTAGTTCCACTAGCTGCCCCAGCATATTTAATAACAGCTATTTTGCAGGATTTAGGAAGTATTTTTGGGTATCAAGTAACTGGTTTATGGTGGGGGGTATTAATACTTTCAATTTCTACTTATCCATATGTATTCATTCTTGCTAACGAAAGTTTTAATAAATTTGGAGTTAATCAAATCAATGCTAGTAGAGGATTAGGAGTAGGGCCTTGGAGCAGCTTCTTTAAAATCGCTTTCCCAATGGCGTTACCAGCACTAATAACAGGAATAAGTTTAATGTGTATGGAAGTAATGAATGAGTTAGGTACATTTGCATTATTAAACATACCAAGTATTTCTACTGGTATAGCTGAAAATTGGATAATTGAAGGTAATCCAAAAAGTGCTATTGGACTATCTTTGGTTGCCTTATTAATAATTTTCACTTTAATTATTTTCGAAAAGTTATCAAGAAAGAAATCAAAGAGGTGGAGTGAAAATCCTGCATCAAAAGATTCTCAAGGATGGGAATTAAACAAAACTAAAGCTTTTTTAGCAATAATCATATCTTTATTTCCTCCAATTTTCTCTTTTGGGATTCCATGTTTTTGGGTTCTACTCAATATAGATCTAATTCAAAAAGGGTTATCTATAGAATTACTTAGCCTATCATTAAGGACCATAAGTCTAGGACTTTTAACTGCATTAATAGCGATGCTATTCTCCTTAATAATTTCTTTAGTCAGACGCCCAAATAAAAGCTTTTTACTAGGACTAATAACAAATCTTGCGGGAATAGGTTACGCAATCCCAGGTACTGTATTAGCTTTATCTTTAATAAGCATTTCTTCTTCAAAATTTAATTTTATTGCTATTTGCTTACTGATTTGGGGTTATCTAGTCCGATTTCTAACTATCTCTAAGGGTTCTATTGATTCAAGTCTTGAGAGAATTTCTCCTAGTCTTGATGAAGCAGCACTTGGACTAGGAGAGAATTGGCTTGGGATTATCAAAAGAATTCATCTACCTCTTCTCCAAGGGCCAATATTCGTAGGATCACTTTTAGTTTTTGTTGACACGATAAAAGAATTACCCATAACCTTTATTTTAAGACCATTCGATTTCGATACATTATCTGTGAGAATATATCAATATGCTGGAGATGAAAGAATGGTAGAAGCAATATTCCCGGCCATTCTTATCATGACTTTAGGCCTTATTGCATCAATGACATTGATACCAAGTTTAGAGAAAAAACACTAA
- a CDS encoding CobW family GTP-binding protein: MSKNLLPVTIISGFLGSGKTTLLNHILKNQVGIKTAVLVNEFGEIGIDNDLIIEGSEDMIELNNGCICCSINGELLNTVSKVLERAEKLDYLIVETTGLADPLPVAMTFAAGDLREKVRLDSIITVIDGENFDFEINNTSIAYSQILYGDILLLNKSDLVDEKQLKKIEEFINKIKKEPRILRSTNSEVALHTIMSVGLFETDTFEFEKNKKNIEQNSHDHSSHSHDHSSHSHDHSSHSHDHSSHSHDHSSHSHDHSSHSHDLINNIEGFTSVSYETFEPFSLRKFQYFLDNQISQNVFRAKGILWFMESERKHIFHLSGKRFSLDDEEWTKEKSNKIVLIGKNLDHQTIKNQLSSCRFNSD, from the coding sequence ATGTCTAAAAATTTATTGCCAGTTACTATTATTAGTGGATTTTTAGGTTCTGGCAAAACTACACTTCTGAATCATATTTTAAAAAATCAAGTTGGTATTAAAACAGCTGTTTTAGTTAACGAATTTGGAGAGATCGGAATAGATAATGACTTAATAATAGAAGGCTCAGAAGATATGATCGAATTAAATAATGGATGTATATGTTGCTCTATCAATGGCGAATTATTAAATACCGTATCCAAAGTTTTAGAAAGAGCTGAAAAATTAGACTATTTAATTGTTGAAACAACTGGATTAGCAGATCCATTACCAGTAGCCATGACTTTTGCAGCTGGTGATCTTAGAGAAAAGGTAAGATTAGACTCGATAATCACTGTCATTGATGGAGAAAATTTTGATTTTGAAATTAATAATACAAGCATCGCCTATTCTCAAATTTTATACGGAGATATCCTTCTTCTAAATAAATCTGATTTAGTAGATGAAAAACAATTAAAGAAAATAGAGGAGTTTATAAATAAAATAAAAAAAGAACCAAGGATTTTGAGATCAACTAATAGTGAAGTTGCATTACATACAATAATGAGCGTGGGTCTATTTGAGACGGATACTTTTGAATTCGAGAAAAATAAAAAAAATATAGAACAAAATTCCCACGATCACTCTTCTCATTCCCACGATCACTCTTCTCATTCTCACGATCACTCTTCTCATTCCCACGATCACTCTTCTCATTCCCACGATCACTCTTCTCATTCCCATGATCACTCTTCTCATTCCCACGATTTGATTAATAATATCGAGGGTTTTACCTCAGTTTCATATGAGACATTTGAACCATTTTCTTTAAGGAAGTTTCAATATTTCTTAGATAATCAAATCTCACAAAATGTATTTAGAGCAAAAGGAATATTATGGTTTATGGAAAGTGAAAGAAAACATATTTTTCACCTATCTGGAAAGCGGTTTTCTCTAGATGATGAGGAATGGACAAAAGAAAAATCTAACAAGATAGTATTAATTGGGAAAAACTTAGATCACCAAACTATTAAAAATCAACTGTCATCATGTAGATTTAATTCAGATTAG
- a CDS encoding 4a-hydroxytetrahydrobiopterin dehydratase: MEPYILQDEELNELVVKIPGWEIKSKQIRREFNFANFIEAFAFMTKVALICEKYNHHPNWENVYAKVIIKLNTHDLGGITNLDQTLASEINKIFDQ; this comes from the coding sequence ATGGAACCCTACATTTTGCAAGATGAAGAATTGAATGAATTAGTTGTCAAAATACCTGGCTGGGAAATTAAATCAAAACAAATCCGAAGAGAATTTAACTTCGCTAATTTTATTGAAGCCTTTGCTTTTATGACTAAGGTTGCTTTAATCTGTGAAAAATATAATCATCATCCTAACTGGGAGAATGTTTATGCAAAAGTAATAATTAAATTAAATACACATGATCTAGGAGGTATTACAAATCTGGATCAAACATTAGCTTCGGAAATCAACAAAATTTTCGATCAATAA
- a CDS encoding secondary thiamine-phosphate synthase enzyme YjbQ encodes MEQIFSKLKFITHGEGFIDITYDLNLYVEKNNFHSGILNLTSLHTSCSLTINENADPNVLRDLKKYMQSIVPYDSYLTLSKNREEISYKHYQEGADDMPAHIKTSLTNTCLSLSFQDGKIMLGTWQAVYLWEHRFDQKERIINVHIIGEKK; translated from the coding sequence ATGGAACAAATATTTTCAAAATTAAAATTCATAACCCATGGCGAGGGTTTTATTGATATCACATATGATTTAAATTTATATGTTGAAAAAAATAATTTTCATTCTGGAATTTTAAATTTAACTTCACTTCATACAAGTTGCAGTTTAACTATTAATGAGAACGCAGATCCAAATGTACTTAGGGACCTAAAAAAGTATATGCAATCGATAGTTCCCTATGATTCCTACTTAACCTTATCAAAAAATAGAGAAGAAATATCCTATAAACATTATCAAGAAGGGGCTGACGATATGCCAGCACATATCAAAACATCCCTAACAAACACTTGTTTATCTTTGAGTTTTCAAGACGGAAAAATTATGCTCGGCACATGGCAAGCAGTTTATTTATGGGAACATCGATTTGATCAAAAGGAAAGAATCATAAATGTACACATAATTGGTGAGAAAAAGTGA
- a CDS encoding carboxypeptidase M32 encodes MAETHWNKLGAYLKETQILGSIQNTLYWDQNTGMPKKGASWRSEQLTYIAKVLHERNSSEEFSNLIQSAKNELADIELNSDNQLLIKDKERNISLLLKEFNRERNLDPKLVESLAKAKSKGYESWQEAKEKSDFKIFLPFFEELVKLRIEEAKQISIQCSPWETLAQPFEPELNLKWLNKIFQPLKETIPGLIRATNKSQKNHWDLSPESQHELCSKLLDEFGRDKDLVVVGKSPHPFSITLGPNDYRITTRIVEGEPLSSFLATAHEWGHSIYEQGLPSQSHQWFAWPLGQATSMGIHESQSLFWENRIVKSKSFSKRFFKKFVSAGCSLNNYLELWKSINHLEAGLNRVEADELTYGLHILIRTELEIDLIERGLPAEDIPIEWNKRYDELLGIKPSNDSEGCLQDVHWSEGAFGYFPSYLLGHVISAQISSQMERDIGLIDNLIENGEYQKIIFWLKNNIHKYGRSVNCMELVRAVTNEELSPNYFINHLRSKINDFC; translated from the coding sequence TTGGCTGAAACTCATTGGAATAAGCTGGGTGCTTACCTTAAAGAAACACAAATATTAGGTTCAATCCAAAATACACTTTATTGGGATCAGAATACTGGAATGCCAAAGAAAGGTGCTTCTTGGAGGTCTGAACAACTTACTTATATTGCAAAAGTATTACATGAAAGAAATTCTTCCGAGGAATTTTCTAATTTAATACAATCTGCTAAAAATGAACTAGCAGATATTGAACTAAATTCCGATAATCAACTTTTAATAAAAGATAAAGAAAGAAATATTAGTCTTTTATTGAAGGAGTTTAATAGAGAAAGAAATTTAGATCCTAAATTAGTTGAGTCTCTAGCAAAGGCAAAATCTAAAGGGTATGAAAGCTGGCAAGAAGCTAAGGAAAAATCAGATTTTAAAATTTTTCTTCCTTTCTTTGAAGAATTAGTTAAATTGCGAATTGAAGAGGCAAAACAAATATCTATTCAATGTTCACCTTGGGAGACATTAGCCCAACCCTTTGAGCCTGAATTAAATTTGAAATGGTTGAATAAAATTTTTCAACCTTTGAAAGAAACCATCCCAGGCTTGATTAGAGCAACTAACAAGTCCCAAAAAAATCATTGGGATTTAAGTCCAGAATCTCAACATGAGTTATGTTCAAAATTACTTGATGAGTTTGGGAGAGATAAAGATCTAGTTGTTGTTGGTAAATCTCCCCATCCTTTTTCGATTACATTAGGGCCTAATGATTATAGGATTACGACAAGAATTGTTGAAGGTGAACCATTATCAAGTTTTTTAGCAACTGCGCATGAGTGGGGGCATTCTATTTATGAGCAGGGTTTGCCATCTCAAAGTCATCAATGGTTTGCTTGGCCTTTAGGTCAAGCAACCTCTATGGGTATTCACGAAAGTCAATCTTTATTTTGGGAAAATAGAATAGTTAAATCCAAATCTTTTTCAAAAAGATTTTTTAAAAAATTTGTTTCAGCTGGATGTTCTCTTAATAATTATTTAGAACTATGGAAATCTATTAATCATTTGGAAGCAGGATTAAATAGGGTTGAAGCGGATGAATTGACTTATGGCTTACACATATTAATAAGAACCGAACTTGAAATAGATTTAATTGAAAGAGGGTTACCTGCTGAAGATATTCCAATAGAATGGAATAAAAGATATGATGAACTACTAGGAATTAAACCATCTAATGATTCAGAAGGCTGTCTTCAAGATGTTCATTGGAGTGAAGGAGCGTTTGGATATTTCCCCTCATATTTGTTAGGACATGTTATAAGTGCGCAAATATCTTCTCAAATGGAAAGAGACATAGGTTTGATTGACAACTTAATTGAAAATGGTGAATATCAAAAGATCATCTTTTGGTTAAAAAATAATATACATAAATATGGCAGATCAGTTAATTGTATGGAGTTGGTAAGAGCTGTAACTAATGAAGAACTATCGCCAAACTATTTTATTAATCATTTAAGGTCTAAAATAAATGATTTTTGCTGA
- a CDS encoding inorganic diphosphatase: MANLNQPPSRVTPNLLHILNAFTDSTNTIINTIVELNSNTINKYELITETGHLKLDRVGYSSLAYPFAYGCIPRTWDEDGDPLDVEIVGVTEPLIPGSIVEARIIGVMKFDDGGEVDDKVIAVLADDKRMDHISSYEDLGDHWLKETKYYWEHYKDLKKPGTCTVNGFFGIEEAVKVIKDCEERYKKEIDPKLVN; encoded by the coding sequence ATGGCAAATCTAAATCAGCCCCCAAGCAGGGTTACCCCAAATTTATTGCACATACTAAATGCTTTCACTGATAGCACAAATACAATAATAAATACTATTGTTGAATTGAATTCTAATACCATAAATAAATATGAATTAATTACAGAAACGGGCCATCTTAAACTTGATAGGGTAGGTTATTCATCACTTGCGTATCCTTTTGCTTATGGATGTATTCCAAGGACATGGGATGAAGATGGAGATCCACTTGATGTAGAAATTGTTGGCGTAACTGAGCCATTGATACCCGGATCTATTGTGGAAGCAAGGATTATAGGGGTGATGAAATTTGATGATGGTGGAGAGGTCGATGATAAGGTAATAGCGGTTCTCGCGGATGATAAAAGAATGGATCATATCTCAAGTTATGAAGACCTTGGAGATCATTGGTTAAAAGAAACAAAGTATTATTGGGAGCACTACAAAGATCTAAAAAAACCAGGAACATGTACTGTCAATGGTTTTTTTGGGATAGAAGAAGCTGTAAAAGTGATTAAAGATTGTGAAGAGAGATACAAAAAAGAAATTGATCCTAAATTAGTAAATTAA
- the hemC gene encoding hydroxymethylbilane synthase, protein MTNFKLKIASRRSKLAMVQTLWVKDQLERNIPNLEVSIEAMATQGDKILDVALAKIGDKGLFTKELEAQMLVGHADIAVHSLKDLPTNLPSGLKLGCITKREDPADALVVSKKNDCYKLETLPEGSIVGTSSLRRLAQLRNKYPHLVFKDIRGNVITRIEKLDAGEFDCIILAAAGLKRLGFESRIHQIIPSEISLHAVGQGALGIECKSDDKKVLEIINVLEDKPTSQRCLAERAFLRELEGGCQVPIGVNSKIDNGQLYLTGMVASLDGERLIKDQVIGNINDPELVGIELAKRLKLQGADKILSKIFEEFREK, encoded by the coding sequence ATGACTAATTTTAAGCTGAAAATAGCTAGTAGAAGAAGTAAACTAGCAATGGTTCAAACTTTATGGGTTAAAGATCAACTAGAAAGGAATATTCCCAATTTAGAGGTATCTATAGAAGCTATGGCAACCCAAGGTGACAAAATCCTGGATGTAGCCTTAGCAAAAATAGGCGACAAAGGCTTATTTACAAAAGAACTTGAAGCACAAATGCTTGTAGGCCATGCTGATATAGCAGTACATTCTCTGAAAGATTTACCAACCAATTTGCCAAGTGGCCTTAAATTAGGATGCATTACAAAAAGGGAAGATCCTGCAGATGCTTTAGTAGTAAGCAAAAAAAATGACTGTTATAAATTAGAAACCTTACCTGAAGGTTCGATAGTTGGAACAAGCTCTCTAAGAAGACTTGCACAATTAAGAAATAAGTACCCACATCTTGTTTTCAAAGATATCAGGGGAAATGTTATTACAAGAATTGAAAAGTTAGATGCTGGAGAATTTGATTGTATAATTCTTGCGGCCGCTGGTTTAAAGAGATTAGGCTTTGAATCAAGAATTCACCAGATTATACCAAGTGAAATTTCCCTTCATGCTGTTGGCCAAGGAGCGTTAGGCATTGAATGTAAATCTGATGACAAAAAAGTTTTAGAAATTATAAATGTCTTAGAAGATAAACCCACTAGTCAAAGATGTCTGGCAGAAAGGGCTTTTTTAAGAGAGCTTGAAGGTGGATGCCAAGTCCCAATAGGTGTTAATAGTAAAATTGATAATGGACAACTTTACCTTACTGGTATGGTAGCCTCTCTTGATGGAGAAAGGCTTATAAAAGATCAAGTTATTGGAAATATTAATGACCCTGAACTGGTAGGCATAGAACTAGCAAAGAGACTAAAACTTCAAGGTGCCGACAAAATACTCAGCAAAATATTTGAAGAATTTAGAGAAAAATAA
- the rpoD gene encoding RNA polymerase sigma factor RpoD: protein MCPVAAESKNSKPSSKKKINKKINTNLETVVEEKNNIESQNFQASSDLRESGIETNNEFSDSEDEEKGIGNIKLGPKGIYTEDSIRVYLQEIGRIRLLRPDEEIELARKIADLLQLEELATQYESEKGHFPSVREWAELIDMPLPKFRRRLLLGRRAKEKMVQSNLRLVVSIAKKYMNRGLSFQDLIQEGSLGLIRAAEKFDHEKGYKFSTYATWWIRQAITRAIADQSRTIRLPVHLYETISRIKKTTKVLSQEFGRKPSEEEIAESMEMTIEKLRFIAKSAQLPISLETPIGKEEDSRLGDFIEADIENPEQDVSKTLLREDLEGVLATLSPRERDVLRLRYGIDDGRMKTLEEIGQIFDVTRERIRQIEAKALRKLRHPNRNGVLKEYIK, encoded by the coding sequence ATGTGTCCAGTAGCAGCAGAATCAAAAAATTCCAAGCCTAGCTCAAAAAAAAAGATTAATAAAAAAATTAATACTAATTTAGAAACAGTAGTTGAAGAAAAAAATAATATAGAGAGCCAAAATTTTCAGGCATCCTCTGATTTAAGGGAAAGCGGAATAGAAACCAATAATGAATTTAGTGATTCTGAAGATGAAGAAAAAGGCATTGGTAACATAAAGCTTGGGCCAAAAGGTATTTACACTGAAGATTCAATAAGAGTTTATCTACAGGAAATTGGAAGAATTAGACTTTTAAGACCAGATGAAGAAATTGAGCTTGCAAGAAAAATTGCTGATTTACTCCAACTAGAAGAGCTGGCAACTCAATATGAGTCAGAAAAAGGACATTTCCCATCTGTTAGAGAATGGGCCGAGTTAATAGATATGCCTCTTCCCAAATTTAGAAGAAGACTCCTCTTAGGTAGGAGAGCTAAAGAAAAAATGGTTCAATCAAATTTAAGATTAGTTGTTTCCATTGCTAAAAAATATATGAATAGAGGTTTATCATTTCAAGATTTAATACAAGAAGGAAGTTTGGGTCTAATTAGGGCAGCTGAAAAATTTGACCATGAAAAAGGTTATAAGTTCTCTACGTATGCAACTTGGTGGATTCGCCAAGCCATTACAAGAGCAATAGCGGATCAAAGTAGAACTATTAGATTGCCAGTTCACTTATACGAGACAATATCCAGAATTAAAAAAACTACAAAAGTTCTTAGCCAAGAATTTGGCAGGAAACCTAGTGAAGAAGAAATTGCTGAGAGTATGGAAATGACAATTGAAAAATTAAGATTTATAGCTAAAAGTGCACAACTTCCTATTTCTTTAGAAACTCCAATAGGGAAAGAAGAAGACTCAAGACTCGGAGACTTTATAGAGGCTGATATAGAAAATCCAGAGCAAGATGTTTCTAAAACTTTATTGAGAGAAGATTTGGAAGGAGTTTTAGCCACTCTTAGTCCGAGAGAAAGAGATGTCCTTAGATTAAGATATGGAATTGATGATGGAAGGATGAAAACTCTTGAAGAAATTGGCCAAATTTTTGATGTAACGAGAGAGAGAATTAGACAAATAGAGGCAAAAGCCCTCAGAAAACTTAGACATCCCAATCGAAATGGGGTTTTAAAAGAATATATAAAATAA